In Pseudomonadota bacterium, the following proteins share a genomic window:
- a CDS encoding alpha/beta hydrolase encodes MSEEITGRYVNVDGARAYYDLCGSGIPLICIHMGWACSLQWHYFMPLMAAAGFKVIAPDLPGHAKSMPVNWQPFRKMRDYAEWVWHFIEAVCPGERPVVCGSGIGGDMTLQLACHHPDGIRAGMAFESAARTGSISFLSGYADPHTFPGFHALTDNASTSAMYYPCDPRKVIESKWQHRATYQQTCVADMDAWNDHDVREHLHKIECPIFVYKGEADYHVPEQAVLDTIAAIPSGLAEGGIAKKMGHLIMMEEPELLAEACLGFLRRRGIIGSG; translated from the coding sequence ATGAGCGAGGAAATCACCGGACGCTACGTGAACGTGGACGGCGCGCGCGCCTATTACGACCTGTGCGGCAGCGGCATTCCGCTCATCTGCATCCACATGGGCTGGGCCTGTTCCCTGCAATGGCATTACTTCATGCCGCTGATGGCGGCGGCCGGCTTCAAGGTCATCGCGCCGGATCTGCCCGGCCATGCGAAGTCGATGCCGGTCAACTGGCAGCCGTTCCGCAAGATGCGCGACTACGCCGAGTGGGTGTGGCATTTCATCGAAGCGGTGTGCCCGGGGGAGCGGCCGGTGGTATGCGGCAGCGGCATCGGCGGCGACATGACGCTGCAGCTCGCCTGCCATCATCCGGACGGCATCCGCGCCGGCATGGCGTTCGAATCGGCGGCACGCACCGGCTCCATCTCATTCCTGTCCGGCTATGCGGACCCGCACACCTTCCCGGGCTTCCATGCGCTGACCGACAACGCCTCGACCTCGGCCATGTATTACCCCTGCGACCCGCGCAAGGTCATCGAATCGAAGTGGCAACATCGCGCCACCTACCAGCAGACCTGCGTGGCGGACATGGACGCCTGGAACGATCACGACGTGCGCGAACACCTGCACAAGATCGAGTGCCCGATCTTCGTCTACAAGGGCGAAGCCGATTACCACGTGCCCGAGCAGGCGGTGCTGGACACCATCGCCGCCATCCCCAGCGGCCTTGCCGAGGGCGGCATCGCGAAGAAGATGGGGCACCTCATCATGATGGAAGAGCCGGAGTTGCTGGCCGAGGCGTGTCTCGGGTTTTTGAGGCGGCGCGGGATTATTGGATCCGGCTGA
- a CDS encoding FG-GAP repeat protein yields MATKKGTSGKDVLTGGAANDLLLGLAGDDRLTGSGGNDRLDGAAGNDTLNGGTGNDILIGGDGNDILIGGAGNDSLTGGLGRDSLRGDAGDDTYVIDGTGEINKALADAGTDTVKSSVSYALGVQQERLTLTGVGNLTAIGNSAANILLGNSGANRLDGRAGADTLSAGAGNDVLIYDSADVLQHGGTGEDTLLVAGAGVALRTAGLAAARAIEVLDLRGSGANMAQLTASRIVSLSDTDVLRVRGGSDDGVIANGAWVAGSNTTIGGVTYAQYTLSGASLQIETSAARMIGGVVPLSMLNGANGFRLDGVAAEDHAGRSVSSAGDINGDGFDDVVVGAPGTDISPAGPGDYSGSAYIVFGKASGFTSSLSLSALTGSNGFRLDGVADYDVAGFAVRGAGDVDGDGVDDLVIGAYGVDTNGGESGTTYIVFGKTSGFESSISLSTVGEPGGLGGFRLQGVVASDKSGIAVSGAGDVNGDGFNDLLVGASGAAPNGAASGASYVVFGTDQGFAASIDLVSLDGNTGFRLEGVAASDTSGLSVSSAGDVNGDGFGDIVVGAIGVSQNGAFSGASYVVFGKASGFAPSINLGSLDGDTGFRLVGVAHDDMSGGAVSAAGDVNGDGFGDLLIGARSADPNGSNSGSAYVLFGKAGDFDASATLSVLNGSNGFRIDGVAAGDGAGEAVSAAGDVNGDGYADLLVGAADADPNGSGAGSSYVVFGKASGFAASFGLASLDGSNGLRLDGVAAADGSGRAVSAAGDVNGDGYDDVLVGAEDTDANGAGAGGAYVFFGNDFSAAVARQGGAGSDTLTGTTAAEIIVGGAGNDVIDGAGGADFLRGGSGDDTLTWRPGMRGVDAGSGTDTLRIASGGAAFTVGNTSLHGIEQIDLRGGGVNTLVLDAPGLRTITESPHHLGVAGDSGDLVVLGGVWTTPGGAVDGFTRYAHGALLVDIDSDVTVLNNASLAFSALDGSNGTQFEGVANSDFAGASVSAAGDVNGDGFDDFIIGAAFADPASVSAAGSSYVVFGQAAPFDPTKNLGTLDGTNGFRLDGVAGDDRSGGSVGGAGDLNGDGFDDLVIGAERADPHGSNSGSAYVVYGKASFTASIELGSLDVDTGFRLDGTAANERGGSAVTTAGDINGDGFDDLLVGARYANGFAGAAYVVFGKAGGFPLTINAADLTGTDLLDVIGTDGVRLLAAAGDYTGLSVHGAGDINGDGIGDVVLNRFQGAYIVFGKTDPFAASIDLANLNGSDGFILGGASNGTRVSGAGDVNGDGFDDVVVGDPHAGTAYVVFGKAGVFAASVDLTTLDSDAGFRLTGAASFNGVGAEVSGAGDINGDGFDDLLVAQDGLSYLVFGKAGAFAPSIDLATLNGRDGMFLPDAPSHFLTQSLSGAGDVNGDGFDDLVAGLRSAAPNGTNSGAAFIVYGRDFNGSVAQQGTSGNDTLTGTSVDEALVGGLGDDLIKGGGGADALRGGGGNDTLVWQDGARAFDGGSGIDTLRIDGSGVALDLTQVANNFITGIERINLTGSGNNSLTLDIRDVLALPDATGMFRDTATHELIIDGNSGDSVSSVGQGWVAGENVTVGGTLYASYTNASIAATLLVDTDITRTIS; encoded by the coding sequence ATGGCTACGAAGAAGGGGACCAGCGGTAAAGACGTACTGACCGGGGGCGCGGCGAATGACTTGCTGCTAGGCCTGGCCGGCGACGACCGGCTGACGGGGAGTGGTGGCAACGACCGTCTCGACGGCGCAGCCGGCAACGACACGCTCAACGGCGGCACGGGCAACGACATCCTCATCGGTGGCGACGGCAACGACATCCTGATTGGCGGCGCCGGCAACGACAGCCTGACCGGCGGTCTCGGCCGCGATTCCCTGCGCGGCGATGCGGGAGACGATACCTATGTCATTGACGGCACCGGCGAGATCAACAAGGCCTTGGCCGATGCCGGCACCGATACCGTCAAGTCCAGTGTCAGCTACGCACTGGGCGTTCAGCAGGAACGTCTGACCCTGACCGGCGTCGGCAACCTGACCGCCATCGGCAACAGCGCCGCCAACATCCTGCTCGGCAACAGCGGCGCCAACCGCCTCGATGGCCGGGCCGGCGCCGATACCTTGAGCGCCGGCGCGGGCAACGACGTGCTGATCTACGACAGCGCCGATGTGCTGCAGCATGGCGGCACGGGCGAAGACACCTTGCTGGTGGCGGGGGCGGGTGTTGCGCTCAGGACTGCCGGTCTCGCCGCCGCGCGCGCCATCGAGGTGCTGGACCTGCGGGGCAGCGGCGCGAACATGGCGCAACTGACCGCGTCGCGGATAGTAAGCCTGTCGGACACCGACGTGCTGCGTGTGCGTGGTGGTTCGGACGACGGTGTCATCGCCAACGGCGCGTGGGTGGCCGGCAGCAATACCACGATAGGCGGCGTCACCTATGCGCAATACACGCTCAGTGGGGCGAGCCTTCAGATCGAAACCAGCGCCGCACGCATGATAGGTGGCGTGGTGCCGCTGTCGATGTTGAACGGCGCCAACGGCTTCCGTCTCGATGGCGTGGCCGCCGAAGATCACGCCGGCCGCAGCGTCAGCAGCGCCGGCGACATCAATGGCGACGGCTTCGACGACGTGGTGGTCGGCGCTCCGGGTACCGATATCAGTCCCGCAGGGCCCGGCGACTATTCGGGCTCGGCTTATATCGTGTTCGGCAAGGCCAGCGGCTTCACGTCTTCCTTGAGCCTCTCTGCCCTCACGGGCAGCAACGGTTTTCGTCTCGACGGTGTCGCGGACTACGACGTCGCCGGCTTCGCCGTGCGCGGCGCCGGTGATGTGGATGGTGATGGTGTGGACGATCTCGTGATCGGCGCCTACGGCGTCGATACGAATGGTGGCGAGTCCGGCACGACCTACATCGTGTTCGGCAAGACCAGCGGCTTCGAGTCCAGCATCAGTCTCAGTACGGTCGGTGAGCCTGGTGGCCTCGGCGGCTTTCGCCTGCAGGGCGTCGTCGCATCCGACAAGAGCGGCATCGCGGTGAGCGGCGCCGGCGATGTCAACGGCGATGGCTTCAACGATCTGCTGGTGGGCGCGAGTGGTGCCGCGCCCAATGGCGCCGCGTCCGGCGCGAGCTACGTGGTGTTCGGCACGGACCAGGGTTTCGCGGCCTCCATCGATCTCGTCTCGCTCGATGGCAACACCGGCTTTCGCCTCGAAGGCGTGGCGGCCAGCGATACCAGCGGCTTGAGCGTCAGCAGCGCCGGTGATGTGAACGGCGATGGCTTCGGCGACATCGTGGTCGGCGCGATCGGCGTCAGCCAGAACGGCGCCTTCTCGGGCGCCAGCTACGTGGTGTTCGGCAAGGCCAGCGGCTTTGCCCCGAGTATCAACCTCGGCAGCCTCGATGGCGATACCGGCTTCCGCCTGGTGGGCGTCGCCCATGACGACATGAGTGGCGGCGCGGTAAGCGCTGCCGGCGATGTGAACGGCGACGGTTTCGGCGATCTCCTGATCGGCGCGCGGAGCGCCGATCCCAATGGCAGCAATTCGGGCTCGGCCTACGTGCTGTTCGGCAAGGCGGGCGATTTCGACGCGAGCGCCACCCTGAGTGTTCTCAATGGCAGCAACGGCTTCCGCATCGACGGCGTGGCGGCGGGTGACGGCGCCGGCGAGGCGGTGAGCGCCGCCGGCGACGTCAACGGCGATGGCTACGCTGATCTCCTGGTGGGCGCGGCCGACGCCGACCCGAACGGCAGCGGTGCGGGTTCGAGCTACGTGGTGTTCGGCAAGGCCAGCGGCTTTGCCGCGAGTTTCGGCCTTGCCAGCCTGGACGGCAGCAACGGCCTGCGCCTCGACGGCGTGGCGGCGGCGGACGGCAGTGGCCGCGCCGTCAGCGCCGCCGGCGACGTGAACGGCGATGGCTATGACGACGTGCTGGTGGGCGCCGAGGACACCGATGCCAATGGCGCGGGGGCCGGTGGAGCCTACGTATTTTTTGGCAACGACTTCAGCGCCGCCGTCGCCAGGCAGGGCGGCGCCGGCAGTGACACCCTGACCGGTACCACCGCCGCCGAGATCATCGTCGGCGGCGCCGGCAACGATGTGATCGACGGCGCGGGTGGCGCCGACTTCCTGCGCGGCGGCAGCGGCGACGACACCTTGACCTGGCGCCCGGGCATGCGCGGCGTGGATGCCGGCAGCGGCACCGACACGCTGCGCATCGCGAGCGGCGGTGCGGCATTCACCGTCGGCAACACTTCCCTGCACGGCATCGAGCAGATCGATCTGCGTGGCGGCGGCGTCAACACCCTGGTGCTCGACGCGCCGGGCTTGCGCACCATCACCGAGTCGCCCCATCACCTGGGCGTGGCGGGCGACAGCGGCGACCTGGTGGTGCTGGGCGGCGTGTGGACCACACCGGGCGGCGCGGTGGATGGCTTCACGCGCTACGCCCACGGCGCGCTCCTGGTCGACATCGACAGCGATGTCACGGTGCTGAACAACGCCTCGCTGGCTTTTTCTGCGCTGGACGGCAGCAACGGCACGCAGTTCGAGGGCGTGGCCAACAGCGACTTCGCCGGCGCCAGTGTCAGCGCTGCCGGCGATGTCAACGGCGACGGCTTCGACGATTTCATCATCGGCGCGGCATTCGCCGACCCCGCAAGCGTTTCGGCCGCCGGCTCGAGCTACGTGGTGTTCGGGCAGGCCGCCCCCTTCGACCCGACCAAGAACCTCGGCACCCTGGACGGCACCAACGGCTTTCGTCTCGACGGCGTCGCGGGCGACGATCGCAGCGGCGGCTCAGTCGGCGGCGCTGGCGACCTCAACGGTGACGGTTTCGATGACCTCGTGATCGGCGCCGAGCGCGCCGATCCGCACGGCTCCAATTCCGGCTCGGCCTACGTGGTGTACGGCAAGGCGAGCTTCACGGCATCCATCGAGCTTGGCTCCCTCGATGTCGACACCGGCTTCCGGCTCGACGGTACCGCGGCCAATGAGCGCGGCGGCTCCGCGGTCACCACCGCCGGCGATATCAACGGCGATGGCTTTGATGATTTGCTGGTGGGCGCGCGTTATGCGAACGGCTTTGCGGGTGCCGCCTACGTGGTGTTCGGCAAGGCGGGCGGCTTTCCGCTGACCATCAACGCGGCCGACCTGACCGGCACCGATCTGCTCGACGTGATCGGCACCGACGGCGTTCGGCTGCTGGCTGCCGCCGGTGACTATACCGGACTGAGCGTGCATGGCGCGGGCGACATCAACGGCGACGGCATTGGCGATGTGGTGCTCAACCGTTTTCAGGGCGCCTACATCGTGTTCGGCAAGACAGACCCCTTCGCCGCCAGCATCGATCTCGCCAACCTCAACGGCAGCGATGGCTTCATCTTGGGCGGCGCTAGCAACGGCACACGTGTGAGCGGTGCGGGCGACGTCAATGGCGATGGTTTCGATGACGTCGTGGTGGGCGATCCCCATGCGGGTACGGCCTACGTGGTGTTCGGCAAGGCGGGCGTCTTCGCTGCGAGCGTCGACCTCACCACGCTCGATAGCGACGCCGGCTTTCGGCTCACCGGTGCGGCGTCCTTCAACGGGGTTGGCGCAGAGGTGAGCGGCGCCGGCGACATCAACGGCGACGGCTTCGACGATTTATTGGTAGCCCAGGATGGCCTGAGCTACCTGGTGTTCGGCAAGGCCGGCGCCTTCGCGCCGTCGATTGATCTCGCCACCCTGAACGGCCGTGATGGCATGTTCCTCCCGGACGCCCCAAGTCACTTCCTCACACAGTCACTCAGCGGCGCGGGCGACGTCAACGGCGACGGTTTCGACGACCTCGTGGCGGGACTCCGCTCGGCCGCCCCGAATGGCACCAATTCGGGCGCGGCCTTCATCGTGTACGGCCGCGATTTCAACGGCAGCGTGGCGCAACAGGGCACCAGCGGCAACGACACCCTGACCGGCACCAGCGTCGACGAAGCCCTGGTGGGTGGTCTTGGCGATGATCTCATCAAGGGCGGTGGCGGCGCCGACGCACTGCGCGGCGGCGGCGGCAACGACACGCTGGTGTGGCAGGACGGCGCGCGCGCCTTCGACGGCGGCAGCGGCATCGATACCCTGCGCATCGACGGCAGTGGCGTGGCGCTCGACCTGACGCAGGTCGCCAACAACTTCATCACCGGCATCGAGCGCATCAATCTCACCGGCAGCGGCAACAACAGCCTCACCCTCGATATCCGCGACGTGCTCGCCCTGCCGGACGCCACCGGCATGTTCCGCGACACCGCCACCCACGAACTCATCATCGATGGCAACAGCGGCGACAGCGTCAGCTCCGTCGGCCAGGGCTGGGTGGCGGGCGAGAACGTGACCGTGGGCGGCACGCTGTACGCGTCCTACACCAATGCATCGATAGCGGCCACCCTGCTGGTGGATACGGATATCACGCGGACCATCAGTTGA
- a CDS encoding nuclear transport factor 2 family protein: protein MLSQEHAEHFAEEWIAAWNSHDLQRILSHYRDDFVMSSPRIAAIAGEASGILQGKDAVGAYWAKALALMPDLHFTLLAIFVGADSVALHYEGVRGPALEVFFFDDAGLVSRAAAHYL, encoded by the coding sequence ATGTTGAGCCAAGAGCACGCCGAGCATTTCGCCGAGGAATGGATTGCGGCCTGGAACAGTCATGACCTCCAGCGCATCTTGAGCCATTACCGCGACGACTTCGTGATGTCCTCACCGCGCATCGCCGCCATCGCCGGCGAAGCCTCAGGGATCCTCCAGGGCAAGGACGCGGTCGGCGCCTACTGGGCCAAGGCGCTGGCCTTGATGCCCGATCTCCATTTCACCTTGCTGGCCATCTTCGTCGGCGCGGACAGCGTCGCGCTCCACTACGAGGGAGTGCGCGGGCCGGCTCTCGAAGTGTTCTTCTTCGATGACGCGGGCCTCGTCAGCCGCGCGGCGGCGCATTACTTGTAA
- a CDS encoding acyl-CoA thioesterase, whose protein sequence is MPYTHRIRVRYGECDQQGVVFNPNYMVYMDDAAENWVSSLAPSGNFLDLGWDWMVVRSVIEWQAPAHHGETLHIEVAIVRYGSTSFEIGYVGTVEERAVFKARSVCVSVKAGTTEKFVTPEHIKALLGPAEAWDVPS, encoded by the coding sequence GTGCCCTATACCCACCGCATCCGCGTGCGCTACGGCGAATGCGATCAGCAAGGCGTGGTGTTCAATCCGAACTACATGGTCTACATGGACGACGCCGCCGAGAACTGGGTCAGCAGCCTCGCGCCCAGCGGCAATTTTCTCGACCTCGGCTGGGACTGGATGGTGGTGCGCTCGGTCATCGAATGGCAGGCGCCGGCCCATCATGGCGAAACCTTGCACATCGAAGTCGCCATCGTGCGCTATGGCAGCACCTCGTTCGAGATTGGCTATGTCGGCACGGTGGAAGAGCGCGCGGTGTTCAAGGCGCGCAGCGTGTGCGTGAGCGTGAAAGCCGGCACCACCGAGAAATTCGTCACGCCCGAACACATCAAGGCACTGCTGGGGCCCGCCGAGGCGTGGGACGTGCCGAGTTGA
- a CDS encoding alpha/beta hydrolase produces MPRITVNHVNFHYLDEGQGPVLLLLGGTLSTARGDFSAQIDAFKGRHRVIAPDRRGYGETRPPDRDFPDNFYEREARDMAALVKALDLDDIVVFGWSEGAAVALWLATLAPARVKALVVWGGIASLGAQDIERFEARRDTASWSPRAQAALNETFGDGYWQRVWCDWLDTMQRLAAQGSARLARLDEVRCPVLVMHGGKDPLIGPEHPRALVQGLGDARLHEIAAGAHNVHLSQAEEFNRVAADFIARS; encoded by the coding sequence ATGCCGCGCATCACCGTCAACCACGTCAACTTCCATTACCTCGACGAAGGCCAGGGCCCGGTGCTGCTGCTGCTGGGCGGCACGCTCAGCACCGCGCGCGGCGATTTCTCGGCGCAGATCGATGCTTTCAAAGGCCGCCACCGCGTGATCGCGCCCGACCGGCGCGGCTATGGCGAGACGCGTCCGCCGGACCGTGACTTTCCGGACAATTTCTACGAGCGCGAAGCGCGCGACATGGCCGCGCTGGTTAAGGCGCTGGATCTCGACGACATCGTGGTGTTCGGCTGGAGCGAAGGGGCGGCGGTGGCGCTGTGGCTGGCAACGCTGGCGCCCGCCCGCGTCAAGGCGCTGGTGGTGTGGGGCGGCATCGCGAGTCTCGGCGCGCAAGACATCGAGCGCTTCGAGGCTAGACGCGATACCGCGAGCTGGTCACCACGCGCCCAGGCCGCGCTCAATGAAACCTTCGGCGATGGCTACTGGCAACGCGTGTGGTGCGACTGGCTGGACACCATGCAGCGCCTGGCCGCGCAGGGCAGCGCGCGGCTCGCGCGGCTCGACGAAGTGCGCTGCCCGGTGCTGGTCATGCATGGCGGCAAGGACCCGCTCATCGGTCCCGAGCATCCGCGCGCACTGGTGCAGGGCTTGGGCGACGCGCGCTTGCACGAGATCGCCGCCGGCGCGCACAACGTGCATCTGTCCCAGGCCGAGGAGTTCAACCGCGTGGCGGCGGACTTCATCGCGCGCTCGTGA
- a CDS encoding NfeD family protein, whose product MPWWGWMVTGTLLFGAEMLGVSAQFYLVFIGAAAIVVGLLGVAGVALPEWAQWISFAALALTMMALFRARLYDKFKGADGNVEERLILGDRIAVPERLAPGASCRVEYRGTTWSARNTDSAPIEAGVEAEVWETTGLTLHIRNPR is encoded by the coding sequence ATGCCGTGGTGGGGATGGATGGTGACGGGCACCTTGCTGTTTGGCGCCGAGATGCTCGGCGTGTCAGCGCAGTTCTACCTGGTATTCATCGGCGCGGCGGCGATCGTGGTCGGCCTGCTGGGCGTGGCCGGCGTGGCGCTGCCGGAATGGGCGCAATGGATCAGCTTCGCGGCGCTGGCGCTGACCATGATGGCGCTGTTCCGCGCGCGCCTGTACGACAAGTTCAAGGGCGCCGACGGCAATGTCGAAGAACGCCTGATCCTCGGCGATCGTATCGCCGTGCCCGAGCGCCTCGCGCCCGGCGCGAGTTGTCGCGTCGAATACCGCGGCACCACCTGGAGCGCGCGCAACACCGACAGCGCGCCCATCGAGGCCGGCGTCGAAGCCGAAGTGTGGGAAACCACCGGCCTCACGCTGCACATCCGCAATCCGCGCTGA
- a CDS encoding rhodanese-like domain-containing protein, with the protein MSKSLKDFVADAKSRIREISAADAAQALAANPSLLIVDVREPAEWAEGHLPEAILVPRGMVEAKADLDYPNREPKLADRHQAIIVHCASGARSAMAVDVLQQMGFTDVRSMAGGIAAWKEAGFEVVR; encoded by the coding sequence ATGAGCAAATCCCTCAAGGACTTCGTCGCCGATGCGAAAAGCCGCATCCGTGAAATCAGCGCCGCCGACGCCGCCCAGGCCCTCGCCGCCAATCCGTCGCTGTTGATAGTCGATGTACGCGAGCCGGCCGAATGGGCCGAAGGCCATCTGCCTGAGGCCATCCTCGTGCCGCGCGGCATGGTCGAAGCCAAGGCCGACCTCGACTACCCCAACCGCGAGCCGAAGCTCGCCGACCGCCACCAAGCCATCATTGTCCATTGCGCCAGCGGCGCGCGCAGCGCGATGGCGGTGGACGTCCTGCAGCAGATGGGCTTTACCGACGTGCGCTCCATGGCGGGCGGCATCGCGGCGTGGAAGGAGGCCGGGTTCGAAGTCGTGAGATGA
- a CDS encoding fatty acid desaturase, whose product MWTYIRYCGTHLLILLAMVGLVLGQQASWLGIAAGVLGWIGSDALSPRASAARAVRHPWLLDCVLHSFVPSLAALSVVFAWYLAPDDLFGLGRAVESLSGYPALAQRAANDAVDHLGAVLSFGLAVALGGILTAHELMHRTNDAAAMFSARWLLAMACNASLEVAHVFGHHRDVGTARDPATALRGENVYRFYLRSSLGQVAQAWDIERERLRNRPALHRLLLANKVTRGFVRSGLVLALYGWAAGGVGVAAFLLASLFNKLLLEALNYLEHYGLVRSPETPYALRHAWDTDRAFSHVVLIHLPMHSEHHLQPLTHFESLQAQPRETPLLPCGYLAALALTLVPPLWHRVMAPKLAEWDERFATPDERALAAAPA is encoded by the coding sequence ATGTGGACCTACATTCGTTATTGCGGAACTCACCTTCTCATCCTGCTGGCCATGGTGGGCCTGGTGCTCGGGCAACAGGCATCATGGCTCGGCATTGCGGCGGGTGTGCTGGGGTGGATCGGCAGCGATGCCTTGAGTCCGCGCGCCAGCGCGGCGCGGGCGGTGCGTCACCCGTGGTTGCTGGACTGCGTATTGCACAGCTTCGTACCGTCGCTCGCGGCCTTGAGCGTGGTGTTCGCCTGGTACCTGGCGCCCGATGACCTGTTCGGCCTGGGACGGGCTGTCGAGTCCTTGTCCGGTTATCCCGCCCTCGCGCAGCGGGCGGCGAACGACGCTGTCGACCATCTCGGCGCGGTGCTGTCCTTCGGCCTCGCGGTGGCGCTCGGCGGCATCCTCACCGCCCATGAGCTCATGCACCGCACCAACGACGCCGCCGCGATGTTCAGTGCGCGCTGGCTGCTCGCCATGGCGTGCAACGCCAGCTTGGAAGTGGCCCACGTATTCGGTCACCACCGCGACGTGGGTACCGCGCGGGACCCGGCCACCGCGTTGCGCGGCGAAAACGTCTATCGCTTCTACCTGCGCTCGTCACTCGGCCAGGTGGCGCAGGCCTGGGACATCGAGCGCGAGCGACTGCGTAACCGGCCCGCGCTCCACAGGCTGCTGCTGGCCAACAAGGTGACACGCGGCTTCGTCCGATCCGGCCTGGTGTTGGCTCTGTATGGCTGGGCGGCCGGCGGTGTCGGCGTCGCGGCCTTCCTGCTCGCTTCACTGTTCAACAAGCTGTTGCTGGAAGCGCTCAATTACCTCGAACACTACGGCTTGGTGCGAAGTCCGGAAACGCCCTATGCGTTACGCCATGCCTGGGATACGGATCGCGCTTTCAGTCACGTGGTATTGATCCACCTGCCGATGCATTCGGAACATCATCTGCAACCCTTGACGCATTTCGAGTCCTTGCAGGCGCAACCGCGCGAAACCCCGCTGTTGCCCTGCGGCTACCTTGCGGCGCTGGCCCTGACGCTGGTGCCACCGCTGTGGCACCGGGTGATGGCGCCGAAGCTCGCGGAATGGGACGAGCGCTTCGCCACGCCCGATGAACGGGCGCTGGCCGCGGCCCCCGCCTAG
- a CDS encoding nitroreductase family protein, protein MTDPVSFFDEMLATTRSVRRRIDFTRAVEAAMLYDCIDLAVQAPSSVGGETWRFVVLTEQPRKDAMAALYRKSFDTFLAAQAAEHHAQGTTPEPLPPNYRYLAERMQDFPAIIVVCREGRPPADTAGQVAFYSSVIPAAWSLMLALRARRLGTTWTTLHSRYERESADIIGMPDDATAAVVLPVGHMKDATLRRAQRSPARSVTYWNQWGAADHRE, encoded by the coding sequence ATGACCGACCCGGTTTCCTTTTTCGACGAAATGCTCGCCACCACCCGCTCGGTGCGGCGGCGCATCGATTTCACGCGCGCGGTGGAAGCGGCGATGCTCTATGACTGTATCGACCTGGCCGTGCAGGCGCCGAGCAGCGTCGGCGGCGAGACCTGGCGCTTCGTGGTATTGACCGAGCAGCCGCGCAAGGACGCCATGGCGGCGCTCTACCGCAAGTCCTTCGACACCTTCCTGGCCGCGCAGGCGGCCGAGCACCACGCGCAGGGTACGACCCCCGAGCCCTTGCCGCCCAACTACCGCTACCTCGCCGAGCGCATGCAGGATTTTCCGGCCATCATCGTGGTGTGTCGCGAAGGCCGGCCGCCGGCCGATACCGCCGGCCAGGTGGCGTTCTACAGTTCGGTGATCCCGGCGGCGTGGTCCTTGATGCTGGCGCTGCGCGCGCGGCGCCTCGGCACCACCTGGACCACCCTGCACAGTCGCTACGAGCGTGAGTCCGCCGATATCATCGGCATGCCCGACGACGCCACTGCCGCGGTGGTGCTGCCGGTCGGCCACATGAAGGACGCGACCTTGCGCCGTGCGCAGCGCAGCCCGGCGCGCAGCGTGACCTACTGGAATCAATGGGGCGCGGCGGACCACCGCGAGTGA
- a CDS encoding paraslipin translates to METIYVVLTIAILVIIVIAKTATIVPQQSGYVVENLGRYSRTLHAGFHILVPFVERIAYRLNLKEEALDIPEQVCITKDNVQVGVDGILYMQVLEANKASYGITNYKFALIQLAQTTLRSEIGKIDLDRTFEERATINGNVVSELDKASEPWGVKVLRYEIRNINPPHDVLTAMEKQMRAEREKRAVVLASEGERDAAINQAEGEKQRVIKASEASKQQQINEAEGQAAAIMSIASATAEGLRSVANALGSDGGSQAMQLRIAEQYIREFGQLARDAKGTLIVPANLADISSMISVATSVIAAGKTEAPAVTTTRG, encoded by the coding sequence ATGGAAACCATCTACGTCGTTCTGACCATCGCCATCCTGGTCATCATCGTCATCGCCAAGACCGCCACCATCGTGCCGCAGCAGAGTGGCTACGTGGTCGAGAACCTCGGCCGTTACAGCCGCACCCTGCATGCGGGCTTTCACATCCTGGTGCCATTCGTGGAACGCATCGCCTATCGGTTGAACCTGAAGGAAGAGGCGCTCGATATCCCCGAGCAGGTGTGCATCACCAAGGACAACGTGCAGGTCGGCGTGGACGGCATCCTGTACATGCAGGTGCTGGAAGCGAACAAGGCGTCCTACGGCATCACCAATTACAAGTTCGCCTTGATCCAGCTCGCGCAGACCACCCTGCGCAGCGAGATAGGCAAGATTGATCTCGACCGCACCTTCGAGGAACGCGCCACCATCAACGGCAACGTGGTCAGCGAGCTAGACAAGGCTTCCGAGCCATGGGGCGTGAAAGTGCTGCGCTACGAGATCCGCAACATCAACCCGCCGCACGACGTGTTGACCGCGATGGAAAAGCAGATGCGCGCCGAGCGCGAGAAGCGCGCGGTGGTGCTGGCCTCGGAAGGCGAGCGCGACGCCGCCATCAACCAGGCCGAGGGCGAGAAGCAACGCGTGATCAAGGCTTCGGAGGCCAGCAAGCAACAGCAGATCAACGAAGCGGAAGGCCAGGCGGCGGCCATCATGTCCATCGCGAGTGCGACGGCGGAAGGCCTGCGCAGCGTCGCCAATGCGCTCGGCAGCGACGGCGGCTCCCAGGCCATGCAGTTGCGCATCGCCGAGCAGTACATCCGGGAATTCGGTCAGCTGGCGCGGGACGCCAAGGGCACCTTGATCGTGCCGGCCAATCTTGCCGACATCTCGTCGATGATCAGCGTGGCGACCAGTGTGATAGCGGCCGGCAAGACTGAAGCGCCGGCGGTGACGACGACGCGCGGCTAG